One Saccharomycodes ludwigii strain NBRC 1722 chromosome VI, whole genome shotgun sequence DNA segment encodes these proteins:
- the SUI2 gene encoding translation initiation factor eIF2 subunit alpha (similar to Saccharomyces cerevisiae YJR007W | SUI2 | SUppressor of Initiator codon), which produces MSTTHCRFYENKYPEVDDVVMVNVQQIAEMGAYVKLLEYDNIEGMVLLSELSRRRIRSIQKLIRVGKNEVVVVLRVDKEKGYIDLSKRRVSSEDIIKCEERYQKSKAVNAILRQCAEKYNIPLETLYESIAWPLSRKYGHAYDAFKMSITDPSILETEIKAPSVEVLKDLQAQIARRLTPQAVKIRSDVEVSCFGYEGIDAIKEALKAAEDVSTEQMQIKVKLVAAPLYVLTTQALDKTKGIEHLEKAINKISEVITKFNGVCNVTMTPKAVTATEDAELKALLENKELDDRSDSDEDEDEDDNE; this is translated from the coding sequence ATGTCCACCACACACTGTAGATTTTATGAGAATAAGTACCCAGAAGTTGATGATGTTGTTATGGTCAATGTTCAGCAGATTGCCGAAATGGGGGCTTAtgttaaattattagaatatgataatattgaaGGTATGGTTCTATTAAGTGAATTATCCAGAAGACGTATTCGTTCCATTCAAAAATTGATTCGTGTTGGTAAAAATgaagttgttgttgttttacgTGTTGACAAAGAAAAGGGTTACATCGATTTGTCCAAAAGACGTGTCTCATCTGAAGATATTATCAAATGTGAAGAGAGATATCAGAAGTCTAAAGCCGTTAACGCTATTTTAAGACAATGTGCTGAGAAATACAATATTCCATTGGAGACCCTATATGAATCTATTGCTTGGCCATTAAGTCGAAAATACGGACATGCTTATGATGCTTTTAAAATGTCTATTACTGATCCTAGTATTTTAGAAACAGAGATTAAAGCACCAAGTGTTGaggttttaaaagatttgcAAGCCCAGATTGCTAGACGTCTAACCCCGCAAGCTGTTAAGATCAGATCTGATGTGGAAGTTTCCTGTTTTGGCTATGAAGGTATCGATGCAATTAAAGAAGCTTTAAAGGCAGCAGAGGATGTATCAACTGAACAAATgcaaataaaagtaaaattgGTTGCCGCTCCATTATATGTTTTAACCACACAAGCGTTGGATAAAACTAAAGGTATTGAGCACTTGGAAAAGGCCATTAATAAGATTTCAGAAGTCATCACAAAGTTTAACGGTGTTTGCAATGTCACAATGACTCCAAAGGCCGTTACTGCTACGGAAGATGCCGAATTGAAGGCATTATTGGAAAACAAAGAATTGGATGATAGAAGTGATTCTGATGAAGATGAggatgaagatgataaCGAATGA